The following proteins come from a genomic window of Chloroflexota bacterium:
- a CDS encoding nucleoside 2-deoxyribosyltransferase encodes MGKLIYLAGPLFSQAERLFLERIVTVLSSVSGLDPNQDFFLPHRDGGELGKGPKRLDIFRLDLARLEDADVVVALLDGQDTDSGTCIELGHAYAKGKKIFGIVTDFRSYCTNDDEPHRPNLMVWGVCEEGKTLFHSLEELSSAFAAYVWQRRPARVSTQTPT; translated from the coding sequence ATGGGGAAGCTGATATACCTTGCCGGCCCGCTCTTCTCGCAAGCAGAGAGGCTGTTCCTTGAACGCATAGTCACTGTCCTATCTTCTGTCAGCGGCCTTGATCCCAATCAGGACTTCTTCCTGCCCCATCGTGATGGGGGAGAGCTGGGAAAAGGTCCCAAACGGCTGGACATCTTCAGGCTTGACCTTGCCCGGCTGGAGGACGCAGACGTAGTAGTCGCGCTCCTGGATGGGCAAGACACTGATAGCGGCACCTGTATTGAACTGGGCCACGCATACGCCAAGGGCAAGAAGATCTTCGGGATTGTCACCGATTTTAGGTCATACTGCACGAATGATGACGAACCCCACCGCCCAAACCTGATGGTCTGGGGGGTGTGCGAGGAAGGGAAGACCCTCTTTCACAGTCTTGAAGAACTCTCATCGGCCTTCGCCGCTTATGTCTGGCAGCGTCGCCCGGCTAGAGTCTCTACCCAGACTCCAACCTAG
- a CDS encoding DNA double-strand break repair nuclease NurA yields the protein MPKTCGEVALSATDICKADSIPANPIRHVVAIDGGYREVAVRREFPSSTMAFFQIGAIAFHIADLEALEARPFVDPDDMAKLKNIERFKLVIPTKNITTVTEGSLTASIRRALHDFFVKDRGGGSFAETLKWLVFCEFETPSQEWNLATCPNKSCTQHNISLKRTEMLADYRYKCPSCGEPIYLSDIFRLHEAIDDELGAGGVLGYLVTLLEQMVLVHLTRVALRTKPSLLKEIIFIKDGPLAFFGQTANMQRPMRQLCNFLLDKHDLFLAGLEKSGAFVDHADQVSTRLKDGEVLLLSNSYIYKHIIPGPEDPSKPYARTSYYGGKLIFKRRNEVYVITVPVRDEKVVLAPHKGDFRNLDVILHNIAKLHCDMYDSSLVPVALVNKLVSLADHPSAAILERFAKASLG from the coding sequence TTGCCCAAGACCTGCGGGGAAGTGGCACTCTCGGCAACGGACATCTGCAAGGCAGATTCTATTCCAGCCAACCCCATACGGCATGTTGTGGCAATCGATGGAGGATACCGCGAGGTAGCAGTAAGGCGTGAGTTTCCATCTTCGACGATGGCCTTCTTTCAGATAGGCGCAATCGCCTTCCATATTGCTGATCTGGAGGCCCTTGAGGCGCGGCCCTTTGTTGACCCGGACGACATGGCAAAGCTCAAGAACATTGAGCGATTCAAGCTCGTTATTCCGACAAAGAACATCACCACGGTGACGGAGGGCTCCTTGACTGCCTCGATACGAAGGGCGCTCCATGACTTCTTCGTCAAGGATAGGGGTGGCGGGTCCTTCGCCGAAACGCTAAAGTGGCTTGTATTCTGCGAGTTTGAGACCCCCAGTCAGGAGTGGAACCTCGCAACTTGCCCCAACAAGTCATGCACACAGCACAACATATCCCTCAAGAGGACCGAGATGCTCGCAGATTACAGATACAAGTGTCCATCTTGTGGGGAGCCCATCTACCTGAGTGACATTTTTCGACTCCACGAGGCAATTGACGACGAGCTGGGTGCGGGCGGGGTGCTGGGTTACCTTGTAACCCTTCTTGAGCAAATGGTACTGGTCCATCTCACTAGGGTCGCCTTGAGAACCAAACCATCTCTGCTGAAGGAGATCATCTTCATCAAGGACGGACCCCTGGCCTTCTTCGGTCAGACCGCCAACATGCAGAGACCCATGAGACAGCTATGCAACTTCCTTCTGGACAAGCATGACCTTTTCCTTGCCGGACTCGAGAAGAGCGGTGCGTTTGTCGATCACGCTGATCAAGTCTCAACGAGATTGAAAGACGGCGAAGTCTTGTTGCTGAGCAACTCTTACATCTACAAGCATATAATCCCAGGCCCTGAAGACCCGAGCAAGCCGTACGCAAGGACGTCGTACTACGGCGGCAAACTCATCTTCAAGCGGCGCAACGAGGTCTACGTCATTACAGTTCCGGTGCGTGATGAGAAGGTCGTCCTTGCGCCACACAAAGGGGACTTCAGGAACCTGGACGTCATACTGCATAATATTGCCAAACTTCATTGTGATATGTATGACTCGTCGCTCGTCCCGGTAGCGCTGGTCAACAAGCTTGTCTCCCTTGCAGATCATCCCAGTGCCGCAATCCTGGAACGATTCGCCAAGGCAAGTCTGGGTTGA